From one Plasmodium malariae genome assembly, chromosome: 12 genomic stretch:
- the PmUG01_12047400 gene encoding conserved Plasmodium protein, unknown function, with protein sequence MKYAEYYIKQNTLSLNIEINILSKSFVNDLQISKNVLNYIKASVIVEKIKDFLDFHLYKIQLQLIYTNSSNDNNVICLKKNTNNATSSNIFSSVKNVNDRESSSCPEGLKFNCKNYSLKSKLNNFVRNEKSDANLSSSNKIICTNSSEERILNTNESIRLNKLNFLVKTELKESEGENEGGKKNIAVEFTSNNTLFINGSSSKHNVDKSKIELQKLSKSRNESDYFEISHLLRGKDLCTKDVCIFQQKHLCRYIFLPSILSVQKARIKTIHFLLQKKLSIILLLDIVVNRKNNSFFELSANIELDNMLKLKKNIIILCRSCNSNIIMCSKINLIMPHLYLRTPNFFDHAFCEECTSFSYDSINDVDNNIFVLSNSLCFNFGLIKDSKLVVRKNAIGNYRYFFFCNFCFSPLGYLENENSKNFFSYIDNKNINDSLKIFLFDFMHQTDKQEYTKLDKILFINRNNKTVKISKKDGQQIVSYNTECLNSIKLEKEKSLLKGGLLAHNVVDLEKGYYNAYSEGSNKGKKDDKHEKCEDTEYNNTRSSDLDNVINICNNPKVYLFKHKIKMQMNKKNIFKNYNDLLFLNEYMHNKCEKYKTAVFYLKNDQKRKIIEIRIFIKKLYICKILDVENNCENSAFFQKAIKVLYCTKEEKDIKFANSEVIIVSKEIYEDLLKMLINYSFELGSFKNKFLSYLHLVQ encoded by the coding sequence atgAAATATGCagaatattacataaaacaaaatacacTGTCACTAAACATtgaaataaacattttatcCAAATCGTTCGTTAATGATTTGCAAATTTCCAAGAATGTGCTGAATTATATTAAGGCTTCAGTCATcgttgaaaaaataaaggactTTCTagattttcatttatataaaattcagttacaattaatttatacaaattcttcgaatgataataatgtgatttgcttaaaaaaaaatacgaataATGCAACATCCTCCAATATTTTCTCATCTGTTAAAAATGTGAATGACAGGGAAAGCTCTTCTTGTCCTGAAGGACTCAaatttaattgtaaaaattattctttaaaaagtaaactaaataattttgtGCGTAATGAGAAAAGTGACGCTAATTTATCTAGCagtaacaaaattatatgcaCAAATAGCAGTGAGGAAAGAATATTAAATACTAATGAGAGTATAAGGCTAAATAAGTTAAACTTCTTAGTGAAAACAGAATTAAAAGAGAGCGAAGGAGAAAATgaagggggaaaaaaaaatattgctgTAGAATTTACATCAAATAATACGCTTTTCATCAATGGTAGTAGCAGTAAGCATAATGTCGATAAATCTAAGATTGAGCTGCAAAAATTAAGCAAAAGTAGAAATGAAAGTgattattttgaaatatctCATTTATTAAGAGGAAAAGATCTTTGTACAAAAGatgtttgtatttttcaaCAAAAACATCTTTGCagatacatatttttacctTCAATTTTGTCGGTACAAAAGGcaagaataaaaacaattcaCTTTttactacaaaaaaaattgagtattatattattattagacATTGTTgtgaatagaaaaaataatagtttcTTTGAATTAAGTGCAAACATTGAATTAGataatatgttaaaattaaaaaaaaatattataatattgtgCAGATCTTGTAattcaaatattattatgtgttCAAAAATTAATCTTATAATGCCCCACTTATATTTACGTACACCCAATTTCTTTGATCATGCATTTTGCGAAGAATGTACCTCATTCTCCTATGATTCTATAAATGATGTTGACAATAACATTTTTGTTCTGTCTAATTccttatgttttaattttggATTAATAAAAGATAGTAAGTTAGTTGTTAGAAAAAATGCAATAGGTAATTataggtatttttttttttgtaatttttgcTTCAGTCCACTTGGTTATTTAGAAAACGAAAATAGTAAAAACTTTTTCTCATAtattgataataaaaatattaatgattctctaaaaattttcttatttgatTTTATGCATCAAACGGATAAACAGGAATATACAAAACTAGATAAAATTCTGTTCATAAAtcgaaataataaaactgtGAAGATAAGCAAAAAGGATGGGCAACAAATCGTAAGCTACAACACAGAATGTTTAAACAGTATCAAGttagaaaaggaaaaaagctTATTAAAAGGTGGATTATTGGCACATAATGTTGTAGATCTAGAAAAGGGGTATTATAATGCTTACAGCGAGGGCTCAAATAAAGGGAAAAAGGATGATAAACATGAGAAATGTGAAGACACAGAATACAATAATACCAGGAGCAGTGACTTAGATAATGTAATCAACATTTGTAACAACCCAAAAGTTTACCTGTTTaagcataaaataaaaatgcagatgaacaagaaaaacatctttaaaaattacaatgaCTTGTTATTTCTTAACGAATACATGCATAataaatgtgaaaaatataaaacagccgtattttatttaaaaaatgaccaaaaaagaaaaatcatTGAAATAaggatttttataaaaaagttatatatttgtaaaattttggACGTGGAAAATAATTGTGAAAATTCtgcattttttcaaaaagcgataaaagtattatattgtacaaaagaagaaaaggatATAAAATTCGCCAATTCGGAAGTAATTATTGTTTCAAAGGAAATTTATGAGgatcttttaaaaatgttgatTAACTATTCCTTTGAATTGggttcttttaaaaataagtttttatCATACCTCCATTTGGTGCAGTAG
- the NT3 gene encoding nucleoside transporter 3, putative — MNNLEWKKSAPAASNNKDHVKGTSTTNTLINELYDSTKMSANIEELCEFDIEKRDELEEEKYYMLLSIAYGLIAILADAPYFIIVSMSDYFRHAFNVTDIMINEFALMESIILIVVCIFLHLIGSYRLRWNVYQPLLTMFSLGIIHLIVHFKSDYIGHKIVIFSAVPFGIISCVIKMTTIKICVLFRKQYCSAYVCGLSMSGFLVFVLYVLGAYVFFENDINKFCKMFSLFYGVISFLSIICFMILYKIYSLPFVKRLGEKFEDKGFLINKEILFDSFKSMSVVWEYMLIAFLANIFSYQIYPTVFPACIDENKEMKGLLSGVLLFGDSLAHLLVHIFSNFFIKINFVIYTIIKIFRLFFLPIFVILVLYKNSFLNSQYFLIPLAYTFGFTHGILSNSVFLKIPEACRKKNKEQYLKLAPNIVFLSFIFGTMIGVFISKIYVRILVPS, encoded by the coding sequence atgaataatctGGAGTGGAAGAAATCTGCACCTGCGGCAAGTAACAATAAGGATCATGTTAAGGGAACAAGTACAACGAACACACTAATAAACGAATTATATGATAGTACCAAAATGAGTGCAAATATAGAAGAATTATGCGAATTTGATATAGAAAAAAGAGATGAATTAGAAGAAGAAAAGTATTATATGTTGTTGTCTATTGCGTACGGATTAATAGCAATATTAGCTGACGCcccatattttataatagtaTCAATGTCAGATTATTTCAGACATGCATTTAATGTTACAGATATTATGATCAACGAATTCGCATTAATGGaaagtataatattaattgttgtatgtatatttttacatttgaTCGGAAGTTATAGATTAAGATGGAATGTATATCAGCCTCTTCTTACAATGTTTTCTTTAGGAATAATCCATTTAATTGTTCATTTTAAAAGTGATTATATAGGacataaaatagtaatatttagTGCAGTTCCATTTGGTATAATATCTTGTGTAATTAAGATGAcaacaattaaaatatgtgttTTGTTTAGAAAACAATATTGTAGTGCTTATGTATGTGGATTATCGATGTCTGGATTTCttgtttttgtattatatgtattgggagcatatgtattttttgaaaatgatataaataaattttgtaaaatgttttcattattttatggagtcatttcttttttatcaataatttgttttatgatattatataaaatatatagtttgCCATTTGTAAAAAGATTAGGAGAAAAATTTGAAGATAAAggttttttaataaacaaagaaatattatttgattCATTCAAATCGATGAGTGTAGTTTGGGAATATATGCTTATAGCCTTTCttgcaaatatatttagcTATCAAATATACCCAACAGTTTTTCCTGCATGCATTGATGAAAACAAAGAAATGAAAGGACTTTTATCAGGAGTTCTACTTTTTGGTGACTCATTAGCACATTTGTtagttcatatttttagcaacttttttattaaaattaattttgtaatatataccattatcaaaatttttaggttattttttctacctatatttgttattttagttttatataaaaattcatttttgaaCAGTCAATACTTTTTAATTCCATTAGCATATACATTTGGATTTACACATGGAATATTATCTAattctgtttttttaaaaatacccGAAGCATGcagaaaaaagaacaaagaaCAATATCTTAAATTAGCTCCgaatatagtttttttatcttttatatttggCACTATGATTGGTGTCTTcatatcaaaaatatatgtgaGGATTTTGGTCCCAAGCTGA
- the PNO1 gene encoding pre-rRNA-processing protein PNO1, putative, translated as MTKRIKKIQVLSYDDNSKKNRKVKRDYDNKIKEEDEKGKEKNESTRNILTLQNILDVKEKENNKKVKNKIIFKKKENNSNSSINTNEMRIITIPRKRMGAVRSNWLELIKPVVTNLKLEIRMNKDKIEVRTCSLTEDKNTLQKASDYIKAYLIGFSIEDSLALLRIDDLYIETFQIKDVKILKGDHLSRCIGRICGSNGSTKYAIENATKTRIVIAADKIHILGSFDNIKMARYSICSLILGTTQSKIFNKLNILAKRLKERF; from the coding sequence atgacgaaacgaataaaaaaaatacaagtCTTATCATACGatgataatagtaaaaagaatagaaaagttaaaagagattatgataataaaattaaggaggaagatgaaaaaggaaaagaaaaaaatgaaagcacaagaaatattttaactttacaaaatatactagacgtgaaagaaaaagaaaataataaaaaagtgaaaaataaaataatatttaaaaagaaagaaaataatagtaatagttcTATTAATACAAATGAAATGAGAATAATAACAATACCTAGAAAAAGAATGGGAGCTGTTAGAAGTAATTGGCTTGAACTAATAAAACCTGTAGTAACGAActtaaaattagaaatacGTATGAACAAAGATAAAATAGAAGTAAGAACATGTAGTCTAACAGAAGATAAAAATACTTTACAAAAAGCATCAGATTATATTAAAGCATATTTAATTGGTTTTAGTATTGAAGATTCGTTAGCGTTACTAAGAATTGACGACTTGTATATTGAAACATTCCAAATTAAagatgtaaaaatattaaaaggaGATCATTTATCAAGATGTATTGGTAGAATATGTGGTAGTAACGGATCAACAAAGTATGCTATTGAAAATGCAACGAAAACGAGAATAGTTATAGCTGCAGATAAAATTCACATTTTGGGTAGTTTTGATAACATCAAAATGGCAAGGTACTCTATATGTAGCCTAATTCTTGGTACAACTCaatcaaaaatttttaataaattaaatattcttGCCAAGAGGTTAAAAGAAAGGTTTTAA
- the SHLP1 gene encoding shewanella-like protein phosphatase 1, putative produces the protein MIWGKKICVMLLLYLLTPKQSKSSKSLKNDFLFKNLAIDKKKLDSSYFYNYDNLQWEGKIIAIGDIHGDMESLKLILRHSNLINKKDEWVGENILLIQVGDILDRGIYGPLIYNYLFKLQKEAINKQSRIILILGNHEELNLCGYFNYVNKKEVELFFQNNYHYRYKSFTNKNGEFFQKLIKLPAIIKVNDIIFTHGGISKNISQLNINTISLKTRLQIENKCNLLKYDKSNNYLNQDGVLWNDNISRKVWINQKEACSDLLDILKRYNAKYLVVGHTKQMSHYVSTFCNHKFFLIDTCMSLFMNNGQHYPNYLLIENGKFKSVHLIVEEEIKKKKCELTKIHLYTPHNKTFCVQAKQIEFLPIHKQF, from the coding sequence ATGATTTGGggcaaaaaaatatgtgtgATGTTACTGTTATATCTACTGACACCTAAACAGAGTAAGAGCTcaaaatctttaaaaaacgattttttgtttaaaaatttagcaatagataaaaaaaaattagactcgtcttatttttataattacgATAATTTACAATGGGAAGGGAAAATAATAGCTATAGGAGATATTCATGGAGATATGGAAAgcttaaaattaattttaagacattctaatttaataaataaaaaggatgAATGGGTTGGTGAGAATATTTTACTAATACAAGTTGGAGATATATTAGATAGAGGTATATATGGTCCactcatatataattatttatttaaattacaaaaagaGGCAATTAATAAACAGAgtagaataattttaatattaggtAACCATGAAGAGTTAAATTTATGCggttattttaattatgtaaataaaaaagaagtagaattattttttcaaaataattatcattatagatataaaagttttacaaataaaaatggagaattttttcaaaaattaattaagcTTCCAGCCATAATTAAAGTAAACGATATTATATTTACGCACGGTGgaattagtaaaaatatatctcaATTAAACATAAACACAATAAGTCTAAAAACAAGATTacaaatagaaaataaatgtaatttattaaaatatgataaatcaaataattatttaaatcagGATGGGGTATTATGGAATGATAATATTTCACGCAAAGTATGGATTAATCAAAAGGAAGCTTGTTCAGATTTATTAGACATTCTGAAAAGATATAATGCCAAGTATTTGGTTGTAGGGCATACTAAGCAAATGTCGCATTATGTCAGTACATTCTGtaatcataaattttttcttattgaTACATGTATGagtttatttatgaataatggTCAACATTACCCAAATTATCTACTTATAGAAAATGGTAAATTCAAATCTGTTCATTTAATTGTAGAAgaggaaattaaaaaaaaaaaatgtgaattaaccaaaattcatttatatacacctcataataaaacattttgtGTGCAGGCAAAACAGATCGAATTTTTGCCAATTCATAAACAAttctga
- the PmUG01_12047800 gene encoding conserved Plasmodium protein, unknown function, translated as MKKNYGFLDDDEKLNENSESIRYREYKKNIRNIQINFEQILSEFKESLNYYENDSPKQKDHYIHEFLLNNKKKIEGLENLHKNGIQNLDIMKNYFSHNSTYAIEIARYLSIFDKFKIQLQNVKNTYDKICLHNSNSNKNSNNNIYKKKEFSSRFTNNNDIDQVFKERYALEYSISELGNIISVGQETNVKLKMQNYNVMHQLKKINFINNYLPQIQRILKNIKNYNMKKTIILSVIIALCIFVFFMIR; from the coding sequence atgAAGAAAAACTACGGTTTCCTAGATGATGATGAAAAGCTAAATGAAAATAGTGAAAGCATAAGATACAGAGAATACAAGAAAAACATTAggaatatacaaataaattttgaacAGATCTTAAGTGAATTTAAAGAAAGcctaaattattatgaaaatgatAGCCCAAAACAAAAAGATCATTATATTcatgaatttttattaaataataaaaaaaaaatagaagggttagaaaatttacataaaaatggaatacaaaatttagatatcatgaaaaattattttagtCACAATAGTACATATGCTATAGAAATTGCTAGatatttaagtatttttgataaatttaaaatacaacTTCAAAATGTCAAGAACACCTATGATAAAATATGCTTacataatagtaatagtaataaaaatagtaataataatatatataaaaaaaaagaattttcttCAAGGTtcacaaataataatgatattgaTCAAGTATTTAAAGAAAGATATGCTTTAGAATATTCCATAAGTGAGCTAGGTAATATAATATCCGTTGGACAAGAAACAAAtgtgaaattaaaaatgcaaaattataatgttaTGCATCaattgaagaaaataaattttataaataattatttacccCAAATTCAAAGAATactgaaaaatattaagaactACAATATGAAGAAGACGATTATTCTATCCGTAATAATAGCCCTctgtatatttgttttttttatgattagGTAG
- the IF1 gene encoding translation initiation factor IF-1, putative: MCDNIRIFLFLCCAFFLFYLTNEISVKKKLFINNVNNKAGAWITNGISFTANRKTWSSKWRNSVNKLNIKCNSSKNNFVKEKGNDTIEMNGVVEECLANTNFIVRIPNGEKFLCFISGKLRINKVKINLGDTVKIQIHKLNFEKRRGKIVFRYLQHESLKNKK, from the coding sequence atgtgtgataatattcgtatatttcttttcttatgttgtgctttctttttattttacctgacaaatgaaataagtgtaaaaaaaaagctttttattaacaatgttaataataaagcaGGTGCGTGGATAACTAATGGTATATCATTTACTGCTAATAGAAAAACATGGAGTAGCAAGTGGAGGAACAGTGTTAATAAAttgaatataaaatgtaatagctcaaaaaataattttgtaaaagaaaaaggaaatgatACAATTGAAATGAATGGAGTAGTCGAAGAATGTTTAGCTAATACCAATTTTATAGTACGAATTCCTAATGGTGAAAAATTCTTATGTTTCATTTCAGgaaaattaagaataaacaaagtaaaaataaatttaggAGATACTGTTAAAATTCAAATTCacaaattaaattttgaaaaacgAAGGGGAAAAATAGTATTCAGGTATTTACAACATGAGTCTCTAAAAAAcaagaagtaa